The following DNA comes from Rosa rugosa chromosome 5, drRosRugo1.1, whole genome shotgun sequence.
ACCGGTCGTGAGCGATATTTTTGATTGAGGCCAATAGCCGTTTGATTGCGATGGGCAACACAAGTGTTTGCGAGGGATAGCCCTTATAGAACTTTAACTGTCCAAGGGCTGTGGGAAATTTTCCATTGAAGTCAAGGCCCCATTGACAATAGGCCAAGGGATGATTATAATAGATAGTGGTACCGAGGGTGCAAGTGGCAAGTTGGCAAATTGGTGGCATTTCAAGCAAGCAGTGGTGATCTTTTATGCGTTGTGTTCGATTGTGGGCGAGTAGTACCCTGTGCGAAGTGTTTTGAAGGCCAAGTTCCTGGCTCCCAAGTGGTTGCCATAGACTCCGCTATGCAGCAATAGTAATACTCGTTGTCCTTCCTCAAGGGAGATGCATTTCAAGAGGGGGAAAATTTTGCCTTTTCTGTATAGTTTGTCATCTCGGAGGGTATATAGTGTCACCCTCCTGCGTAGCCTGGTGGCGATTGTCTTATCCATTGGTTCAATACCCTTTGACAAGTAGTCGCTGAATGGGTCCATCCATGAGGGAGGCCTCTGCCCCTCAGTAGTGAATATCTTCGAGAACGGCCTGTCCATACTCGGTTTGTCCAAGACCTCTACCTCTAGGTCTCTGATATCGCTACCGGGTGGCAAGGTTGGCAATTTGGTGTGAGAGGCGAATTTTGTGCTCTTGGTATCAGGGCGATCGTGTGAGAGGTGAA
Coding sequences within:
- the LOC133711682 gene encoding uncharacterized protein LOC133711682; its protein translation is MFHLSHDRPDTKSTKFASHTKLPTLPPGSDIRDLEVEVLDKPSMDRPFSKIFTTEGQRPPSWMDPFSDYLSKGIEPMDKTIATRLRRRVTLYTLRDDKLYRKGKIFPLLKCISLEEGQRVLLLLHSGVYGNHLGARNLAFKTLRTGYYSPTIEHNA